In a genomic window of Paraburkholderia phenazinium:
- a CDS encoding FdhF/YdeP family oxidoreductase, producing MTNRREVPGIREYDDPAGGWGALKATSQAIRLQMETIKAPLTLLRTNQPDGFDCPGCAWPDKEHKSTFQFCENGAKAVTWEATTKRVRPEFFASNTVSSLLERSDFELEDMGRLTHPLVYDRATDTFRAVEWEAAFGRIGEILRGLSPDQVEFYTSGRASNEAAYLYQLFAREYGTNNFPDCSNMCHEPTSVGLPQSIGIGKGTVSLDDFEKTDLIISIGHNPGTNHPRMMGTLWEASRRGVPIIVFNPLRERALERFQDPQSMLQMATFGSTRIASTYHQVKAGGDAAALKGVIKALLALDAERGDVLDREFIATYTEGIDALVADIEATSWQDIEAESGLTRDELANVADAYAKAKSTIITYGMGVTQHNKGTANVRLICDLLLMRGNMGREGGGICPLRGHSNVQGNRTVGITEKPSAAFLAKIEEVLGFKPPAEHGHDAVAAMQAMIAGKSKALLCLGGNFAVALPDSDQCFPAMKALDLSVHLGTKLNRSHLLVAKETYILPVIGRTELDMQNGMGQSITVEDSMSMVHASAGKLTPASEFLRSEPAIVAGIAAATLPDSKVNWMELVADYDKIRDLIEETIPGFERYNARIRVPGGFRMPLPPTGRVFPTPTGKAMFSVYHGVKEDADVDGDDVLRLVTLRSHDQYNTTIYALDDRYRGVFGRRDVLFMNEADLAACGLEHGDLVDIETAVPGRQLRLEKITAIAYDIAPGSVGAYYPEANVLVPLDYIDKESGTPSYKSTPVRVVRSAVV from the coding sequence ATGACGAATCGACGCGAAGTGCCCGGTATTCGGGAGTACGACGACCCAGCGGGTGGTTGGGGGGCGCTCAAAGCGACATCGCAAGCCATCCGGCTGCAGATGGAGACCATCAAGGCTCCCCTCACGTTGCTTCGGACCAATCAGCCTGATGGCTTCGACTGTCCTGGCTGCGCATGGCCCGACAAGGAGCACAAGTCGACGTTCCAGTTCTGCGAAAACGGTGCCAAAGCGGTCACCTGGGAAGCCACGACCAAGCGGGTACGCCCAGAGTTCTTCGCGTCCAACACGGTGTCGTCGCTGCTGGAACGGTCGGATTTCGAACTGGAGGATATGGGCCGGCTCACGCATCCGCTCGTCTACGACCGTGCAACGGACACCTTCCGGGCCGTCGAATGGGAGGCGGCGTTCGGCCGGATCGGCGAAATCCTGCGCGGGCTGTCGCCCGACCAGGTCGAGTTCTATACGTCCGGCCGGGCCTCGAACGAGGCCGCGTATCTCTATCAGCTGTTCGCCAGGGAATATGGCACGAACAATTTCCCGGATTGCTCGAACATGTGCCACGAACCGACCAGCGTCGGCTTGCCGCAATCGATCGGCATCGGCAAGGGCACCGTGTCGCTCGACGACTTCGAGAAGACCGACCTGATCATCTCGATCGGCCACAACCCGGGCACCAACCACCCGCGAATGATGGGCACGCTCTGGGAAGCTTCGCGTCGCGGCGTCCCGATCATCGTGTTCAATCCGCTCCGCGAGCGCGCGCTAGAACGCTTCCAGGATCCGCAGTCGATGCTACAGATGGCGACGTTCGGTTCCACTCGCATCGCGTCAACCTATCATCAGGTGAAAGCTGGCGGCGACGCGGCCGCGCTCAAGGGCGTGATCAAGGCACTGCTCGCGCTCGACGCCGAGCGCGGCGACGTACTCGACCGCGAGTTCATCGCGACGTACACGGAAGGCATTGATGCGCTCGTGGCGGACATCGAGGCCACTTCGTGGCAAGACATCGAAGCGGAAAGCGGCCTGACCCGCGATGAACTCGCTAACGTCGCGGACGCGTACGCGAAAGCGAAGTCGACGATCATCACTTACGGAATGGGCGTCACGCAGCATAACAAGGGCACCGCGAACGTGCGCCTGATCTGCGACCTGCTGCTGATGCGCGGCAACATGGGCAGAGAAGGCGGCGGTATCTGCCCGCTGCGTGGCCACTCGAACGTGCAAGGCAACCGTACGGTCGGCATCACCGAGAAACCGTCCGCGGCATTCCTCGCGAAGATCGAGGAAGTACTCGGCTTCAAGCCACCCGCGGAGCATGGCCACGACGCAGTCGCGGCCATGCAGGCGATGATTGCGGGCAAGTCGAAGGCGCTGCTGTGCCTCGGGGGCAACTTCGCGGTCGCGCTGCCGGATTCGGATCAGTGCTTCCCGGCGATGAAGGCGCTCGATCTGAGTGTGCATCTCGGCACCAAGCTCAACCGCTCGCACTTGCTGGTCGCGAAGGAAACCTACATTCTGCCGGTGATCGGTCGCACCGAACTCGACATGCAGAACGGCATGGGCCAGTCGATCACCGTTGAGGATTCGATGTCGATGGTCCATGCGTCGGCCGGCAAGCTCACGCCCGCCTCCGAGTTCCTGCGCTCGGAGCCCGCAATTGTGGCCGGCATCGCCGCCGCGACGCTCCCGGACAGCAAGGTGAACTGGATGGAGCTGGTCGCCGACTACGACAAGATCCGCGACCTGATCGAAGAGACGATTCCGGGCTTCGAGCGCTACAACGCACGCATCCGCGTGCCGGGTGGCTTCCGCATGCCGCTGCCGCCGACCGGGCGCGTTTTCCCGACGCCGACCGGCAAGGCGATGTTCTCGGTGTACCACGGTGTGAAGGAAGACGCGGACGTGGATGGCGACGACGTCCTGCGCCTCGTGACGCTGCGCAGCCACGACCAGTACAACACGACCATCTACGCCCTGGACGATCGTTACCGGGGGGTGTTCGGCCGGCGTGACGTGCTGTTTATGAACGAGGCCGATCTTGCCGCATGCGGGCTTGAACATGGGGATCTGGTCGACATCGAGACGGCCGTGCCTGGCCGCCAACTTCGCCTGGAGAAGATCACGGCGATCGCCTACGACATCGCGCCAGGTTCGGTGGGCGCTTACTACCCGGAAGCAAACGTTCTGGTGCCGCTTGACTACATTGACAAGGAAAGCGGCACGCCGTCCTACAAGTCGACGCCGGTTCGTGTGGTCCGCTCAGCGGTAGTTTGA
- a CDS encoding SMP-30/gluconolactonase/LRE family protein: MNHSAIEVYDERARELLAGDAKLEQLASGCIWSEGAVWMHEDNSVLWSDIPNNRMMRWHPEEGVSVWRDRVEFTNGHYREADGSLLHCSHGQRAVIRTRFGPNLSRPVDEIVVDRYHGRRLNSPNDVVVKSDGTIWFSDPPYGILSDYEGHQSAQEMRGCHVFRFDPRDKTLDVMTDLLICPNGLAFSPDESLLYVSDTSTIPYGDEGFHNIRVFDVVGGRSLSNARIFATIADGEGLPDGFRLDSRGWVFTSSAIGIQVFHPDGTRLALIPVPEKVANLTFGGKNRDEMFIVASTSLYRLKVNAQGIQRP, translated from the coding sequence ATGAATCATTCGGCTATAGAGGTCTATGACGAGCGCGCCCGGGAATTGCTGGCGGGCGATGCGAAGCTGGAGCAGCTGGCGAGCGGCTGCATATGGAGCGAAGGCGCGGTCTGGATGCACGAGGACAACTCCGTGCTATGGAGCGACATTCCCAACAACCGGATGATGCGCTGGCATCCCGAAGAGGGCGTGAGCGTCTGGCGCGATCGCGTGGAATTCACGAACGGTCATTATCGTGAAGCGGACGGCAGCCTGCTGCACTGTTCTCACGGGCAGCGTGCGGTGATTCGCACGCGATTCGGCCCGAATCTCAGCCGGCCGGTCGATGAGATCGTCGTGGACCGCTATCATGGCCGGCGCCTGAATTCGCCCAACGACGTGGTGGTGAAAAGCGATGGGACGATCTGGTTCAGCGATCCGCCGTACGGCATCTTGTCGGATTACGAGGGGCATCAGTCCGCTCAGGAAATGCGCGGCTGCCATGTGTTTCGATTCGACCCGCGCGACAAGACGCTGGATGTCATGACCGATCTTCTGATCTGCCCGAACGGCCTGGCATTTTCGCCGGACGAGTCACTGCTTTACGTGTCGGATACGTCAACGATCCCGTATGGAGACGAGGGCTTCCACAACATACGGGTGTTCGACGTCGTAGGCGGCCGGTCTTTGAGCAACGCCCGGATCTTCGCGACCATTGCCGATGGGGAGGGCTTGCCGGATGGATTTCGCCTTGACAGCCGCGGCTGGGTCTTCACCAGCAGCGCGATCGGCATACAGGTCTTCCACCCCGACGGCACCCGGCTCGCGCTGATCCCGGTGCCGGAGAAGGTGGCGAACCTGACGTTCGGCGGCAAGAACCGTGACGAGATGTTTATCGTGGCGTCGACGTCTCTGTACCGGCTGAAAGTGAACGCACAGGGCATACAACGACCGTAG
- a CDS encoding ABC transporter permease, which produces MSDVRVSAWGRLRNTYWLSTWLAAILALVATALFNAGKGGPGMGSLLTTALSFSTFTVLVSLGQMLVITSGPGNIDLSIPSVIALSGALSMSAMESSNSLIAVGILVALASGMVVGIVNFLLIRLLRIPPIIATMSSALIVLSCAIAYGRGMRTPPPALLAEMLVARIGAVPVFALFAMVLTLLVWLLLTRTIYGRALCAIGQNRNAARLAGVKTGFHVLLTYAISGALAGLTGCLIASYSGGNSLDQGNEYLLLTVAVVVIGGTSVAGGRASIGGIWGGALFMFLLVALLNSAGASAGLRTLLTGIIIVMVVALTEKRRTR; this is translated from the coding sequence ATGAGCGACGTCCGTGTTTCCGCGTGGGGTCGGCTACGCAATACCTACTGGCTAAGTACCTGGCTCGCGGCGATTCTCGCGCTTGTCGCCACGGCCTTGTTCAACGCAGGCAAAGGGGGCCCCGGCATGGGTTCCCTGCTGACGACGGCACTCAGCTTCTCGACCTTCACCGTCCTGGTTTCGTTGGGGCAGATGCTGGTGATTACGAGCGGGCCCGGCAATATCGACCTGTCGATACCGTCGGTGATCGCGCTATCGGGCGCCTTGTCGATGAGTGCAATGGAAAGCTCGAACAGTCTCATTGCGGTGGGCATTCTGGTCGCGCTCGCATCCGGAATGGTGGTGGGGATCGTGAACTTTCTGCTGATCCGCCTGCTGCGGATTCCGCCGATTATCGCCACGATGTCGAGTGCCCTGATCGTCTTGTCCTGCGCCATCGCTTACGGACGCGGCATGCGTACGCCGCCTCCCGCCTTGTTGGCGGAGATGCTGGTGGCGCGCATCGGTGCTGTGCCGGTATTTGCGCTCTTCGCGATGGTGCTGACCTTGCTGGTCTGGCTACTGCTCACCCGCACGATATACGGCAGGGCGCTTTGTGCAATCGGTCAGAATCGCAATGCGGCGCGCCTGGCCGGCGTGAAAACGGGCTTCCATGTCCTGCTGACGTATGCAATCAGCGGCGCCCTGGCCGGCTTGACCGGATGCCTGATAGCTTCCTACTCCGGCGGGAATTCGCTGGATCAAGGCAATGAATATTTGCTGCTGACGGTAGCGGTGGTCGTGATTGGCGGTACCTCGGTTGCCGGTGGCCGGGCGTCTATCGGCGGCATCTGGGGCGGGGCGTTGTTCATGTTTCTGCTGGTCGCCTTGCTGAACAGTGCCGGAGCGAGTGCGGGTTTGCGAACCTTGTTGACGGGCATCATCATCGTGATGGTGGTGGCATTGACGGAAAAACGGCGAACACGTTAG
- a CDS encoding ABC transporter permease, translated as MRNLRANTSRLLSALTFAVLLGLIYRNQPLALSYMGLTLLLGASVPIVFATLAQMMMVSVGDLDLSIGPFISMCAAIGAVILPASPWLAVLLYVLAVGVYVFCGVLIQVRQLSSIVVTLGLSFIWLGFALLLVPSPGGQAPQYLVDLMAWQPPFVPLPVLFALLAALIAYVIFNVTVFGIVVRGFGGNPKVIQRSGRSSLGIHAAVYALAGLFGIVSGLLLLGQTTSADANQATSYTLISIASVILGGGEFVGGKVYALGSVFGALTMTLATSFLNFYQVSSDWQVAMQGVILVVALSLRTVINYSGKPA; from the coding sequence ATGAGAAATCTCCGCGCCAATACCTCCCGTTTGCTGTCTGCGCTCACCTTTGCGGTCCTGCTGGGGCTGATCTATCGAAATCAGCCGCTGGCGCTGTCGTATATGGGACTGACACTGCTATTGGGCGCCTCTGTCCCGATCGTGTTCGCAACCCTCGCGCAGATGATGATGGTGTCGGTAGGCGACCTGGATCTGTCCATTGGGCCGTTCATTTCGATGTGCGCCGCGATCGGCGCGGTCATCCTGCCCGCCTCGCCCTGGCTCGCAGTCCTGCTATATGTTCTGGCGGTTGGCGTGTACGTGTTTTGCGGTGTCCTGATTCAGGTACGGCAGTTGTCGTCGATTGTCGTTACGCTGGGTTTGTCGTTTATCTGGCTGGGCTTCGCACTGTTGCTGGTGCCGAGTCCAGGTGGTCAGGCGCCTCAATACCTCGTCGATCTGATGGCGTGGCAACCCCCATTCGTGCCGTTGCCTGTCCTGTTTGCCCTGCTCGCGGCGCTGATCGCATATGTGATCTTTAATGTCACCGTCTTCGGTATTGTCGTGCGCGGCTTTGGCGGCAACCCCAAAGTGATCCAGCGAAGCGGCCGCTCGAGCCTCGGCATTCACGCCGCCGTCTACGCGTTGGCAGGGCTATTCGGCATCGTCTCCGGCTTGCTGTTGCTGGGACAGACCACGTCGGCCGACGCCAATCAGGCCACCAGCTATACCCTGATTTCCATTGCGAGCGTCATCCTGGGCGGCGGTGAGTTCGTCGGCGGGAAGGTGTACGCGCTGGGAAGCGTGTTCGGCGCCTTGACCATGACGCTGGCGACGTCGTTTCTGAACTTCTACCAGGTGTCTTCGGACTGGCAAGTCGCCATGCAAGGCGTGATTCTCGTCGTGGCGCTGAGCTTGCGGACCGTGATCAACTATTCGGGGAAACCAGCATGA
- a CDS encoding sugar ABC transporter ATP-binding protein, with protein MALSADAAFVRTATIGKTFGAVRALVDVSLAFYPGECVGIVGHNGAGKSTLMNILSGVFKNDHGALFVGGNELEHHWNTHEAIRHGIRCVFQELSLCPNLSLAENMRLRTSHGNGLGWRKQAGAQLLDALDRIFPGHGLAPRQIIEDIPITKRQMVEIAMAFTPGDHPLKLVILDEPTSSLDEHSAKQLLGYLREFVRGGGICILISHKMAEVMNYSDRVVVMREGAVVYESPTAQTDVERVVDAMGHGHTNQGDKATTARQFQAGELQIQARLSAESLPLKAFEGEIIGLAGLAGHGQTRLLKLVHALHKGRADRLGNERRAGTAFVAGDRQSDGVFGLWSIAKNMSLSWLGKCGRAGLISFKEEGRLIRQWMEKLKVKTPDMNLPIDSLSGGNQQKVLFARALGADAPVILMDDPTRGVDVGTKFEIYNIIRSQAHQGRTFLWYTTEFEELYHCDRIYVMNEGKIVGEIANADLSEGELFRMSFEELA; from the coding sequence ATGGCATTGAGTGCAGATGCAGCATTTGTCAGAACCGCGACGATCGGCAAGACCTTTGGTGCCGTGCGGGCGCTGGTCGATGTCAGCCTGGCGTTTTATCCGGGGGAGTGCGTGGGTATCGTCGGACACAACGGCGCCGGTAAATCGACGTTGATGAATATCCTCTCGGGGGTATTCAAAAACGACCACGGCGCGCTGTTCGTGGGTGGGAACGAGCTGGAGCATCACTGGAATACCCACGAAGCCATCCGGCACGGCATCCGCTGCGTCTTCCAGGAGTTGTCGCTCTGTCCCAATCTCAGCCTTGCCGAGAACATGCGTCTGCGGACTTCGCACGGCAACGGGCTGGGATGGCGCAAACAGGCCGGCGCGCAGTTGCTGGATGCGCTGGACCGGATATTCCCGGGGCATGGCCTTGCCCCACGCCAGATCATCGAGGACATCCCGATCACGAAACGTCAGATGGTGGAGATCGCCATGGCGTTTACGCCCGGCGACCACCCCCTGAAGCTGGTCATTCTCGATGAGCCCACTTCTTCGCTGGACGAACACTCGGCGAAGCAACTGCTGGGTTACTTGCGGGAGTTTGTGCGCGGCGGCGGCATCTGCATTCTGATTTCGCACAAGATGGCAGAGGTCATGAATTACAGCGACCGCGTCGTCGTGATGCGCGAAGGCGCTGTCGTCTACGAAAGTCCTACGGCACAAACCGACGTGGAGCGCGTAGTCGACGCAATGGGCCACGGTCACACGAACCAGGGCGACAAAGCGACGACCGCCCGGCAATTTCAAGCCGGCGAACTGCAGATACAGGCGCGCCTGTCTGCGGAAAGTTTGCCGCTCAAGGCGTTCGAGGGCGAAATCATCGGACTGGCGGGGCTGGCCGGGCACGGCCAAACCCGCCTGCTCAAGCTGGTTCATGCGTTGCACAAGGGGCGCGCGGATCGGCTCGGCAATGAACGGCGTGCCGGCACGGCCTTTGTCGCCGGCGATCGTCAGAGCGACGGCGTATTCGGTTTGTGGTCGATTGCCAAAAACATGAGCTTGTCCTGGCTGGGAAAATGCGGGCGGGCAGGGCTGATTTCCTTTAAGGAGGAAGGCCGCCTGATCAGGCAGTGGATGGAAAAGTTGAAGGTGAAAACGCCCGACATGAATCTCCCCATCGATTCGCTTTCCGGCGGCAACCAGCAGAAGGTATTGTTTGCGCGTGCCTTGGGAGCGGATGCGCCGGTCATCCTCATGGACGATCCGACGCGCGGCGTGGATGTCGGCACCAAGTTTGAAATCTATAACATCATTCGATCGCAAGCCCATCAGGGGCGCACGTTCCTTTGGTACACCACCGAGTTCGAGGAGCTCTATCACTGCGACCGCATCTATGTCATGAACGAAGGCAAAATTGTGGGCGAAATCGCGAATGCGGATTTGAGTGAAGGCGAGCTGTTCCGCATGTCCTTCGAGGAGCTGGCATGA
- a CDS encoding substrate-binding domain-containing protein, which translates to MMKEKTARCARNLLCLGAILLAGVNAHAQEKPTTNAKIALSNSFASNSWRQQMLQDWDKVTKQAVASKVVAAAPSFTTVQNQATEQSQQIQNMILQGYTAIVVDAASPTAVNGAIKQACSAGIVVVSFDGTVTEPCAYKISIDFKRMGQMQIDYFHKRNLKGNLLEVRGLAGFVVDNQIHSGVEEGLKQYPEFKVVGSVNGDYTQTVAQKAVAGLLPTLSDVVAVTTQGGDGAGTARAFIDAGRKLPVVFMGNRYDELELWKNEHDKNGYETESASIVPGAATFAFWYAQQVLAGAKLPKEINLPISVITQNDLVQSMASTPKGGVYDQTFTKQQVMDYVKSHAAN; encoded by the coding sequence ATGATGAAAGAAAAAACGGCACGCTGCGCACGGAATCTGCTTTGTCTGGGCGCCATCCTGTTGGCGGGCGTCAATGCCCATGCTCAGGAAAAGCCCACGACGAATGCAAAGATCGCTTTATCCAACTCGTTCGCGAGCAATTCGTGGCGCCAGCAGATGCTGCAGGATTGGGACAAGGTCACGAAACAGGCGGTGGCCAGCAAGGTCGTCGCCGCGGCGCCGAGTTTCACGACGGTGCAGAATCAGGCGACCGAGCAGTCGCAGCAGATTCAGAACATGATCCTGCAGGGCTATACCGCGATCGTCGTCGACGCGGCTTCGCCCACGGCAGTCAATGGGGCGATCAAACAGGCCTGCAGCGCCGGCATCGTGGTGGTGTCGTTCGACGGCACCGTCACGGAACCCTGTGCGTACAAGATCAGTATTGACTTCAAGCGCATGGGCCAGATGCAGATCGACTACTTTCACAAACGAAACCTGAAGGGCAACCTGCTTGAAGTGCGAGGCCTGGCAGGCTTCGTGGTCGACAACCAGATCCACAGCGGTGTCGAAGAGGGGCTCAAGCAATATCCGGAGTTCAAGGTCGTCGGCTCGGTCAACGGCGATTACACGCAGACGGTCGCGCAGAAGGCCGTCGCCGGGCTCCTGCCTACCCTGTCGGATGTGGTGGCGGTGACCACGCAGGGGGGCGACGGTGCGGGTACGGCGCGGGCCTTTATCGACGCTGGCCGAAAATTGCCCGTGGTGTTCATGGGCAACCGCTATGACGAACTGGAGTTGTGGAAGAACGAGCACGACAAGAACGGCTACGAGACGGAGTCCGCTTCCATCGTGCCGGGTGCCGCGACCTTTGCGTTCTGGTACGCGCAGCAGGTGCTGGCCGGTGCGAAGCTGCCGAAGGAAATCAATCTGCCGATTTCCGTCATTACCCAGAACGATCTGGTTCAGTCAATGGCAAGTACCCCGAAGGGTGGTGTCTATGACCAGACATTCACCAAGCAGCAGGTGATGGACTACGTCAAGAGCCATGCCGCAAACTAA
- a CDS encoding SDR family oxidoreductase, translating to MDGKVALITGAGSGIGRHVALGLLSHGYTVALAGRKEQALAETADMSGSNATRAHAMACDVTDPDAVKHLFGQLEEKLGRLDLLFNNAGTFTPQASLEDISYEQWVQAVNVNLTGAFLCTQGAFHLMKKQQPRGGRIINNGSISAHAPRPKAAPYTATKHAITGLTKASALDGRPYDIACGQIDIGNAATDMSELMAKGTLQADGSTRVEPRMSIDNVVKAILYMDSLPLDANVLFMTVMASHMPFVGRG from the coding sequence ATGGATGGGAAAGTTGCGCTGATCACGGGCGCGGGGTCGGGAATCGGCCGTCACGTTGCCTTGGGCCTGCTGAGTCACGGCTACACCGTCGCGCTCGCAGGACGAAAGGAGCAGGCGTTGGCTGAAACGGCCGACATGTCCGGCTCGAACGCGACACGCGCGCACGCGATGGCCTGCGATGTTACCGACCCGGATGCCGTCAAGCATCTGTTCGGACAGCTCGAAGAAAAATTGGGCCGTCTGGATCTGCTGTTCAATAACGCCGGCACCTTCACGCCGCAAGCGTCGCTGGAAGACATCAGTTACGAACAATGGGTGCAGGCGGTCAATGTCAACCTGACCGGCGCATTCCTGTGTACGCAAGGCGCGTTCCATTTGATGAAGAAGCAGCAGCCACGTGGCGGGCGCATCATCAACAACGGTTCGATCTCCGCCCATGCGCCGCGTCCCAAGGCCGCGCCTTACACGGCAACCAAACACGCCATCACCGGCTTGACCAAGGCTTCTGCGCTGGACGGCCGGCCTTATGACATTGCGTGCGGCCAGATCGATATCGGCAATGCGGCAACCGATATGAGCGAACTGATGGCGAAAGGGACGCTGCAGGCCGACGGTTCGACCAGGGTCGAGCCGCGCATGTCGATCGACAACGTGGTCAAGGCGATCCTGTACATGGATAGCCTTCCGCTAGATGCAAACGTTCTGTTCATGACGGTGATGGCGAGTCATATGCCTTTTGTCGGCCGCGGCTAA
- a CDS encoding SDR family oxidoreductase: MGKRVAGKNMLVTAAGKGIGRASALMLAAEGASVWATDVDEAALAELQTLAQGTGSLRTARLDVRNTADVEAFARETGALDALFNCAGFVHDGSILKCSEDDWDFSFDLNVKSMYRTIRAFLPHMIEAGKGGSIINMASAASSVKGVPNRFVYGASKAAVIGLTKAVAADFVGQGIRCNAICPGTVESPSLHQRIAAQAVSSKQDEAQVRAAFIARQPIGRVGRAEEIAALVTYLASDESSFTTGAIHVIDGGWSN, encoded by the coding sequence ATGGGCAAACGCGTGGCGGGAAAGAACATGCTGGTGACAGCCGCCGGCAAGGGCATCGGGCGGGCTAGTGCGCTGATGCTGGCGGCCGAAGGCGCAAGCGTATGGGCGACTGACGTCGACGAGGCCGCGCTCGCCGAACTGCAGACCTTGGCGCAGGGAACCGGCTCGCTGCGTACGGCGCGGCTTGACGTGCGCAATACGGCAGACGTGGAGGCTTTCGCGCGCGAAACCGGAGCGCTCGATGCGCTGTTCAACTGCGCTGGTTTCGTGCACGACGGCAGCATCCTGAAGTGCTCGGAGGACGACTGGGACTTCAGCTTCGATCTGAACGTGAAATCGATGTATCGGACCATTCGCGCGTTTCTGCCGCACATGATCGAGGCGGGAAAGGGCGGCTCGATCATCAACATGGCGTCGGCCGCATCGAGCGTGAAAGGCGTGCCGAACCGGTTCGTCTATGGCGCATCGAAAGCGGCGGTCATCGGCTTGACCAAAGCGGTCGCAGCGGATTTTGTCGGCCAGGGCATCCGCTGCAATGCGATCTGTCCCGGCACCGTGGAATCGCCTTCGCTGCATCAACGGATCGCCGCGCAAGCGGTCTCGTCGAAGCAGGACGAAGCTCAGGTACGGGCCGCTTTCATCGCGCGTCAACCTATCGGGCGGGTGGGGCGTGCCGAAGAAATCGCGGCGCTGGTGACCTACCTGGCTTCGGACGAATCGTCGTTCACCACCGGCGCGATTCACGTTATCGATGGCGGCTGGTCGAACTGA
- a CDS encoding MFS transporter: MGMKAYGSGYAAEPIQSISLDDAGADQAASQAPVSPEQLRRAILTGGVGSALEYYDFAIFGLATALVFRHIFFPTLGANAGLLASFGTYGAGFLARPFGGLFFGSLGDRKGRKFVLLLTIAIMGVSTMLVGLLPSGPVGAVVLVALRLVQGFGAGAEQAGASTLMAEVSPVPRRGFFAALPFVGIFAGFGLATATFSVMQHTLGNDEILAWAWRLPFLASVVLIGVAVWIRLRLRESPVFLNLEGAREVVRSPMKTVMTTARRPVLAAVLMRFAEQGGSTIYTTIVIAFLGGTVATRMGVRSSDLATIGTTGALIATLASAITTPMFGALSDRIGRITVYRAGAIFMLLWSLPSWWMVSTGNPLWIAVAMFGGLAIGANSMLGAQCAHFAELFGNRCRYSGVALAREIGAVLSGGLAPVLGIYLVGLAGGAFWVMGVYTAVLATLTLIGVALSTETRGRDLTDLNDAIH, encoded by the coding sequence ATGGGTATGAAGGCATATGGATCCGGCTATGCGGCAGAGCCGATCCAGAGCATCTCGCTAGACGATGCAGGAGCGGATCAGGCGGCTAGCCAGGCACCGGTCTCGCCGGAGCAACTGCGGCGCGCCATTCTCACCGGTGGCGTCGGCAGCGCGCTCGAGTATTACGACTTCGCGATCTTCGGTCTGGCGACGGCCCTTGTTTTCAGGCACATCTTTTTCCCAACGCTCGGTGCGAACGCGGGCCTGCTCGCGAGTTTCGGCACGTATGGCGCGGGCTTTCTCGCCCGGCCGTTCGGCGGTCTGTTCTTCGGTTCGCTTGGCGACAGAAAAGGGCGCAAGTTTGTTCTTCTGCTGACCATCGCCATCATGGGCGTCTCCACGATGCTGGTCGGTTTGCTGCCGAGCGGTCCTGTCGGCGCGGTCGTTCTGGTCGCGCTGCGTCTCGTGCAAGGTTTCGGCGCCGGCGCCGAACAGGCGGGCGCTTCGACGCTGATGGCGGAAGTGTCGCCGGTTCCGCGGCGCGGCTTCTTTGCCGCACTGCCGTTCGTCGGCATCTTTGCCGGATTCGGCCTCGCGACGGCAACCTTTAGCGTGATGCAGCACACCCTCGGCAACGACGAAATCCTTGCATGGGCATGGCGCCTGCCGTTTCTCGCCAGCGTGGTGCTGATCGGCGTAGCGGTGTGGATCCGGCTGCGCCTGCGCGAAAGCCCGGTGTTCCTGAATCTCGAAGGGGCACGCGAAGTCGTTCGTTCTCCGATGAAAACCGTCATGACGACGGCGCGCCGGCCCGTCCTGGCTGCGGTGCTCATGCGCTTTGCCGAGCAGGGCGGCTCGACGATCTATACGACCATCGTGATTGCATTTCTGGGCGGCACGGTGGCGACGCGGATGGGCGTGCGCTCGTCCGATCTCGCCACAATCGGTACCACAGGTGCGTTGATCGCGACGCTCGCGAGCGCGATTACAACGCCGATGTTCGGCGCGTTGTCGGATCGTATCGGCCGCATTACGGTCTATCGCGCCGGCGCGATCTTCATGCTGCTGTGGTCGCTTCCATCGTGGTGGATGGTCAGTACGGGCAATCCGCTATGGATTGCTGTTGCGATGTTCGGCGGTCTGGCGATCGGTGCGAACAGCATGCTCGGCGCCCAATGCGCCCACTTCGCCGAACTGTTCGGCAACCGCTGCCGATACTCCGGCGTCGCGCTCGCGCGTGAGATTGGCGCGGTGTTGTCGGGCGGTCTCGCGCCGGTGCTCGGCATCTATCTGGTGGGACTGGCGGGCGGCGCGTTCTGGGTCATGGGCGTCTATACGGCTGTCCTGGCGACGCTGACCTTGATCGGCGTCGCGCTGTCGACAGAGACGCGCGGCCGCGATCTGACGGACCTCAACGATGCAATTCATTAG